The following are from one region of the Capsicum annuum cultivar UCD-10X-F1 chromosome 1, UCD10Xv1.1, whole genome shotgun sequence genome:
- the LOC107875317 gene encoding uncharacterized protein LOC107875317 isoform X2, with product MNQSLDWSLSQLTDSSLYGISMTQELLFHGALLPLFGINWQCCGSCFHIWDITIKKWLEILLYCLVQGLPGGGHEEFNSRANFLSRAGISRFSNYNAFKQSGMMSTSLMGNMGDEYLVERKFMDWGITMTLLTIHYIEPGVYRKQPFYFFESSGMDCVHFTLLRSHLVRLHWICCCCCWNYCGIERLDLIV from the exons ATGAATCAGTCCCTGGACTGGTCGTTATCGCAACT AACTGATTCAAGCTTGTATGGTATCTCAATGACACAAGAGCTTCTTTTCCATGGTGCACTGCTACCACTTTTTGGCATCAATTGGCAGTGTTGTGGCAGTTGCTTCCATATTTGGGATATTACAATTAAAAAGTGGTTGGAAATACTCCTTTACTGCCTG GTTCAAGGTTTACCCGGAGGTGGACACGAGGAATTCAATTCCAGAGCCAATTTTTTGTCCCGCGCAG GAATTTCTAGATTCTCCAACTACAATGCATTCAAGCAGTCGGGAATGATGAGTACTTCATTGATGGGAAATATGGGGGATGAGTACCTTGTTGAACGAAAATTTATGGATTGGG GtattactatgaccttgttaaccATTCATTAtatcgagccgggggtctatcggaaacaacctttttaCTTCTTCGaaagtagcggtatggactgcgtacattttaccctcctcagatCCCACTTGGTGAGattacactggatttgttgttgttgttgttggaactATTGTGGTATTGAAAGGCTTGACCTTATTGTTTga
- the LOC107875317 gene encoding uncharacterized protein LOC107875317 isoform X1: MNQSLDWSLSQLFVVLITLFFILTDSSLYGISMTQELLFHGALLPLFGINWQCCGSCFHIWDITIKKWLEILLYCLVQGLPGGGHEEFNSRANFLSRAGISRFSNYNAFKQSGMMSTSLMGNMGDEYLVERKFMDWGITMTLLTIHYIEPGVYRKQPFYFFESSGMDCVHFTLLRSHLVRLHWICCCCCWNYCGIERLDLIV, from the exons ATGAATCAGTCCCTGGACTGGTCGTTATCGCAACTGTTCGTAGTCTTGATCACTTTGTTTTTTATATT AACTGATTCAAGCTTGTATGGTATCTCAATGACACAAGAGCTTCTTTTCCATGGTGCACTGCTACCACTTTTTGGCATCAATTGGCAGTGTTGTGGCAGTTGCTTCCATATTTGGGATATTACAATTAAAAAGTGGTTGGAAATACTCCTTTACTGCCTG GTTCAAGGTTTACCCGGAGGTGGACACGAGGAATTCAATTCCAGAGCCAATTTTTTGTCCCGCGCAG GAATTTCTAGATTCTCCAACTACAATGCATTCAAGCAGTCGGGAATGATGAGTACTTCATTGATGGGAAATATGGGGGATGAGTACCTTGTTGAACGAAAATTTATGGATTGGG GtattactatgaccttgttaaccATTCATTAtatcgagccgggggtctatcggaaacaacctttttaCTTCTTCGaaagtagcggtatggactgcgtacattttaccctcctcagatCCCACTTGGTGAGattacactggatttgttgttgttgttgttggaactATTGTGGTATTGAAAGGCTTGACCTTATTGTTTga